The following coding sequences lie in one Marinobacter antarcticus genomic window:
- the mraY gene encoding phospho-N-acetylmuramoyl-pentapeptide-transferase — protein MLLWLTGVLSEYFSALTVFQYLTLRGILGILTALLISLVIGPLMIRKLSQYQIGQAIRDDGPQTHLSKAGTPTMGGALILVAIGISTLLWADLSNRYIWVTLLVTMLFGAIGWVDDYRKVVERNPRGLPARWKYFWQSLIGAAAAIVLYFSSVLPQETSLYLPFVKNVSLTLGPVFFILLTYFVIVGSSNAVNLTDGLDGLAIMPTVMVAGALGIFAYVSGNVQFANYLLIPHLPGTGELIVFCGALVGAGLGFLWFNTYPAQVFMGDVGALALGAALGVVAVIVRQEIILFIMGGVFVMETVSVILQVASFRLTGRRIFRMAPLHHHFELKGWPEPRVIVRFWVITVVLVLIGLASLKIR, from the coding sequence ATGCTGCTCTGGCTGACAGGGGTTTTATCAGAATATTTTTCAGCGCTGACGGTGTTTCAGTATCTGACCCTGCGCGGGATTCTGGGGATATTGACGGCGTTGCTGATTTCTCTGGTTATCGGGCCGCTGATGATCCGCAAACTCAGCCAGTACCAGATTGGCCAGGCGATTCGGGATGACGGGCCGCAGACGCACCTCAGCAAGGCAGGCACTCCCACCATGGGCGGCGCGCTGATTCTGGTGGCTATAGGCATTAGCACATTGCTATGGGCGGATTTGAGTAACCGCTACATCTGGGTGACCTTACTGGTCACCATGTTGTTTGGTGCGATTGGCTGGGTGGATGATTACCGTAAGGTCGTCGAGCGTAACCCTCGCGGGTTGCCCGCGCGCTGGAAGTATTTCTGGCAGTCTCTGATTGGCGCCGCAGCAGCCATCGTGCTGTATTTCAGTTCGGTGTTGCCCCAGGAAACATCGCTGTATCTGCCGTTTGTTAAAAACGTCTCGCTGACTCTCGGGCCGGTGTTCTTCATTCTGCTGACGTATTTTGTGATCGTCGGCAGCAGCAATGCGGTGAATCTGACGGACGGCCTGGATGGCCTGGCAATCATGCCTACGGTTATGGTCGCCGGTGCTCTGGGCATCTTTGCCTACGTTTCTGGCAACGTTCAGTTTGCAAACTACTTGCTGATTCCGCATTTGCCTGGAACCGGCGAGCTCATAGTTTTCTGCGGAGCTCTCGTTGGCGCCGGGCTCGGCTTTCTGTGGTTTAACACCTATCCCGCCCAGGTATTCATGGGTGACGTTGGAGCACTTGCTTTAGGCGCAGCTCTGGGCGTGGTTGCGGTGATCGTGCGCCAGGAAATCATTCTTTTCATCATGGGCGGTGTGTTCGTGATGGAGACAGTGTCTGTAATTTTGCAGGTGGCTTCCTTCCGGCTGACCGGCCGCCGGATTTTCCGGATGGCGCCATTGCACCACCATTTTGAACTCAAAGGCTGGCCTGAACCGCGCGTGATTGTGCGTTTCTGGGTCATCACCGTCGTTCTTGTTCTGATTGGCCTGGCCAGTCTGAAGATACGATAG
- the murD gene encoding UDP-N-acetylmuramoyl-L-alanine--D-glutamate ligase — protein sequence MSVITSDRRTLVVGLGKTGLACVRYLSAQGREIAVADSREAPPCLDDLRAGWPDIPVHLGPFDQELFAGFNELIVSPGISIAEPAIAHAAGQGARIRGDIDLFAEAADAPVVAITGSNGKTTVTTLLGEMARAAGRKVEIGGNIGVPALDLLGRGAELYVLELSSFQLETTAELNALAATVLNVSDDHLDRYPDKMAYFQAKQRIFRGCQNAIVNLDDALSTPMERDNLRFLCFGFHRVNPNTFSTREDDQGLWLTFGFDSLLNAADLKLMGWHNLSNVMAALALGRAVGLPMDAMVNAAREFSGLPHRCEFICRLKGVDYINDSKGTNVGATVAAIESLAPEGDGKIVLIAGGEGKGAEFSDLAAPVRACCRAVVLIGCDADRIAEAVGFDLPVYRAATLAEAVEKSTELALEGDRVLFSPACASFDMFRDYIDRGDQFRALVQSLGESL from the coding sequence ATGAGTGTCATCACGTCAGATCGTCGCACACTGGTAGTAGGGCTCGGTAAAACCGGGCTCGCCTGCGTGCGCTATCTGTCTGCACAGGGGCGTGAGATTGCGGTGGCTGACAGCCGCGAAGCGCCTCCGTGTCTGGATGACCTGCGTGCCGGGTGGCCGGATATCCCTGTTCACCTGGGGCCGTTTGATCAGGAGCTGTTTGCCGGCTTCAATGAGCTGATCGTAAGCCCGGGTATCAGCATCGCTGAACCCGCCATTGCCCATGCCGCTGGGCAGGGCGCGCGCATCCGGGGCGATATCGATCTGTTCGCTGAGGCTGCCGATGCGCCGGTTGTGGCTATAACCGGTTCCAATGGCAAGACCACCGTCACTACGCTGCTGGGTGAGATGGCTCGGGCGGCAGGCCGCAAGGTCGAGATCGGCGGAAACATCGGAGTTCCGGCTCTGGATTTGCTGGGCCGTGGTGCCGAGCTGTATGTACTTGAACTTTCCAGCTTCCAGCTGGAAACCACAGCAGAACTGAATGCGTTGGCGGCAACGGTACTGAACGTCAGTGATGACCATCTGGATCGCTATCCGGACAAGATGGCTTATTTTCAGGCCAAGCAGAGAATTTTCCGTGGCTGTCAGAACGCCATTGTGAATCTGGACGATGCTCTGAGCACGCCCATGGAGCGGGATAATTTACGGTTTCTCTGTTTTGGATTCCATCGCGTCAATCCGAACACCTTCAGTACCCGGGAAGACGATCAGGGCCTTTGGCTGACTTTCGGGTTCGATAGCCTTCTGAACGCCGCGGATCTGAAGCTGATGGGCTGGCACAACCTCAGTAACGTGATGGCGGCACTGGCATTAGGTCGGGCAGTCGGGCTTCCAATGGACGCCATGGTGAATGCCGCCCGGGAATTCAGCGGTCTGCCGCACCGGTGTGAGTTCATATGCAGGCTTAAAGGTGTCGATTATATCAACGACTCCAAAGGTACGAATGTCGGGGCCACCGTGGCGGCCATAGAAAGTCTGGCCCCCGAAGGCGACGGGAAAATAGTGCTGATTGCAGGTGGCGAGGGCAAAGGCGCTGAATTTTCTGATCTGGCTGCGCCGGTCAGAGCCTGTTGCCGCGCAGTGGTATTGATCGGGTGTGATGCGGATCGCATTGCCGAAGCTGTCGGCTTCGACCTTCCGGTTTACCGTGCCGCAACTCTGGCGGAGGCGGTAGAAAAATCTACGGAACTTGCGCTGGAAGGAGATCGCGTTCTGTTCTCCCCCGCTTGCGCGAGCTTCGATATGTTCCGGGATTATATTGATCGCGGTGATCAGTTCCGCGCATTGGTTCAGTCGCTTGGGGAGTCGCTCTGA
- the ftsA gene encoding cell division protein FtsA encodes MSSVETENMIVGLDIGTSKVVAIVGKRKMDGTIEVVGIGSHPSRGLKRGVVVNIETTVQAIQRAVEEAELMAGCRIHSVYAGIAGSHIKSLNSHGIVAIRDREVTQADIDRVIDAAQAVAIPADQKILHILPQEFVIDSQEGIKEPMGMSGVRLEAKVHLVTCAVNAAQNIEKCIRRCGLEADDIILEQLASSHAILTEDEKELGVCVVDMGGGTTDIAVFTGGAIRHTAVIPIAGDQVTNDIAMALRTPTQNAEEIKIKYACALTQLAGADETIKVPSVGDRAPRDLSRQALAEVVEPRYEELFTLVQSELRRSGFEDLIPAGIVITGGASTMEGVVELAEEIFHMPVRLACPHAVSGMTEVVNNPIYATGVGLLIHGFRQMDLGRAPVLKGEDAPSLFERMKAWFTGHF; translated from the coding sequence ATGTCATCGGTTGAAACGGAAAACATGATTGTCGGCCTCGATATCGGAACCTCGAAGGTGGTTGCGATCGTCGGCAAACGCAAGATGGACGGAACCATTGAGGTGGTGGGTATTGGTTCCCACCCATCCCGGGGGCTGAAGCGCGGCGTGGTGGTCAATATTGAAACCACGGTTCAGGCGATCCAGCGCGCGGTTGAGGAAGCCGAGCTGATGGCAGGTTGCCGCATTCACTCAGTATATGCGGGGATTGCAGGCAGCCACATCAAGAGCCTCAACTCCCATGGCATTGTGGCCATCCGCGATCGGGAAGTAACCCAGGCGGATATCGACCGGGTTATTGATGCGGCACAGGCCGTCGCCATCCCTGCGGATCAGAAAATCCTGCATATTTTGCCGCAGGAATTTGTGATTGATAGTCAGGAAGGGATCAAGGAGCCCATGGGTATGTCCGGCGTGCGCCTGGAGGCGAAGGTGCATCTGGTGACCTGTGCCGTCAACGCAGCTCAGAACATTGAAAAATGCATTCGCCGCTGTGGTCTCGAGGCCGACGACATCATTCTGGAGCAGTTGGCCTCCAGTCACGCGATCCTCACCGAGGACGAAAAGGAGCTGGGTGTCTGCGTTGTGGACATGGGGGGCGGTACCACGGACATCGCCGTGTTTACTGGCGGTGCTATCCGCCACACGGCGGTTATCCCCATCGCCGGGGATCAGGTTACCAACGACATCGCTATGGCGCTGCGCACACCCACGCAGAACGCCGAAGAGATCAAGATCAAATACGCCTGTGCCTTGACGCAATTGGCTGGCGCTGATGAAACCATCAAGGTGCCCAGCGTTGGCGATCGTGCGCCTCGTGATCTTTCGCGTCAGGCGCTGGCGGAGGTTGTTGAGCCGCGCTACGAGGAGCTGTTTACCCTCGTGCAGTCAGAGCTGCGTCGTTCAGGTTTTGAGGATCTGATTCCGGCGGGCATCGTGATTACAGGCGGCGCCTCCACCATGGAAGGTGTGGTGGAGTTGGCTGAAGAAATCTTCCATATGCCGGTTCGGCTGGCGTGCCCGCACGCAGTCTCCGGCATGACAGAAGTTGTTAATAACCCCATCTACGCCACCGGCGTCGGGTTATTGATTCATGGTTTCCGGCAGATGGATCTTGGCCGGGCACCGGTGCTCAAGGGTGAAGATGCACCCTCGCTGTTTGAGCGCATGAAGGCCTGGTTTACCGGTCATTTCTGA
- the murG gene encoding undecaprenyldiphospho-muramoylpentapeptide beta-N-acetylglucosaminyltransferase has translation MTESRRFLMMAGGTGGHVFPALATARALEAKGHEVHWLGASGGMEERLIGDTGIPLSLIHISGLRGKGKLALIMAPFRLMRALGEAFTIMRRIRPDCVVGMGGFVTGPGGLAAWLTRTPLVIHEQNAIAGMTNRILVRFAKTVLEAFPGSFGTDVITRCTGNPVREDLATLPAPEQRMAGRSIEPGEENNPLRILVVGGSLGAQVFNQLVPEALAMLSEQERPQVRHQCGEKHLEAARASYEQQGVNADVEPFIKDMAEAYSWADIVLCRAGALTVSELCAAGVGAVLVPFPHAVDDHQTKNGQQMVNAKAAVLIPQSRLTPAVLAETLGDLARDRARVMDMAKAARTLARPDATERVVNYCLEAANG, from the coding sequence ATGACTGAATCGCGCCGGTTTCTGATGATGGCCGGAGGTACAGGTGGGCATGTGTTCCCTGCGCTGGCTACGGCCCGGGCGCTTGAAGCCAAAGGGCACGAAGTACACTGGCTGGGCGCCAGCGGAGGCATGGAGGAGCGATTGATTGGTGACACCGGTATTCCGTTGTCGCTGATTCATATCTCCGGGCTCAGGGGCAAAGGCAAGCTGGCTCTGATCATGGCGCCGTTCCGCCTGATGCGGGCATTGGGTGAGGCCTTCACGATCATGCGTCGGATCCGCCCGGATTGCGTGGTTGGCATGGGCGGGTTTGTGACTGGCCCTGGCGGTTTGGCGGCATGGCTTACACGAACGCCCCTGGTGATTCACGAGCAGAATGCCATCGCCGGAATGACCAACCGCATTCTCGTACGGTTTGCGAAAACGGTGCTTGAAGCCTTCCCGGGAAGCTTTGGTACAGATGTGATTACACGGTGCACCGGCAACCCGGTACGCGAAGATCTGGCGACTCTGCCGGCACCGGAGCAGAGAATGGCCGGGCGCTCGATCGAGCCTGGTGAAGAGAATAACCCGCTGCGTATTCTGGTGGTGGGGGGCAGTCTGGGTGCCCAGGTATTCAATCAGCTGGTGCCGGAAGCCCTGGCAATGTTGTCCGAACAGGAGCGGCCGCAGGTTCGTCATCAGTGTGGTGAAAAGCATCTTGAAGCGGCGCGTGCCTCTTATGAACAGCAGGGAGTCAATGCCGATGTTGAGCCGTTTATTAAAGATATGGCGGAGGCATACAGCTGGGCCGATATCGTGTTGTGCCGCGCGGGTGCACTGACTGTTTCCGAGCTTTGTGCGGCAGGTGTTGGAGCGGTGCTTGTGCCATTCCCTCACGCGGTGGATGACCATCAAACGAAGAACGGCCAACAAATGGTGAATGCCAAGGCGGCCGTACTGATACCACAGTCACGGCTCACGCCGGCTGTGCTGGCTGAAACCCTGGGCGACCTTGCCAGGGATCGCGCCCGGGTCATGGATATGGCAAAGGCTGCACGCACGCTGGCTCGTCCCGACGCAACGGAGAGAGTCGTGAATTACTGTCTGGAGGCTGCTAATGGCTGA
- the ftsZ gene encoding cell division protein FtsZ — MFELVDNVQQNAVIKVVGVGGGGGNAVRHMLNSDIEGVDFICANTDAQALADMDARQIIQLGGNITKGLGAGANPEIGRQSALEDRDRIAEAIKGADMVFITAGMGGGTGTGAAPVVAEVAREMGILTVAVVTKPFNFEGGKRMSIAESGLKELEETVDSLITIPNEKLLAVLGKKTSLLDAFAAANDVLLGAVQGIADLITRNGMINVDFADVKTVMSEMGMAMMGTARATGENRAREAAEAAIRSPLLEDVNLQGAKGILVNITAGMDLNLGEFSEVGDIVREFASDSATVVVGTVIDPDMTDELKVTVVATGLGGDREKPTKVVDNTRTLDGTTDYNQLDRPAILRRRAVSRGNVAVDQSKESEEQGVDYLDIPAFLRRQAD; from the coding sequence ATGTTTGAACTTGTCGATAATGTCCAACAAAACGCTGTCATAAAGGTAGTCGGTGTTGGCGGCGGTGGCGGTAACGCCGTGCGTCACATGCTGAACAGTGACATTGAAGGTGTAGATTTCATCTGCGCCAACACAGATGCCCAGGCACTGGCTGATATGGATGCGCGTCAGATCATCCAGCTGGGTGGCAACATCACGAAAGGACTGGGTGCCGGGGCAAATCCAGAGATTGGCCGCCAGTCCGCTCTGGAGGACCGCGATCGTATCGCCGAAGCCATCAAGGGCGCGGATATGGTGTTTATCACCGCTGGTATGGGTGGCGGTACCGGTACAGGTGCAGCACCGGTAGTTGCCGAAGTTGCGCGGGAAATGGGCATACTGACCGTTGCCGTGGTGACTAAACCTTTCAATTTTGAAGGTGGCAAGCGGATGAGTATTGCGGAGTCGGGGCTCAAGGAGCTGGAGGAGACCGTTGATTCTCTGATTACGATTCCGAATGAAAAGCTGCTCGCTGTTCTGGGTAAAAAGACCAGTCTGCTGGACGCTTTTGCTGCTGCCAATGATGTTCTGCTCGGTGCGGTTCAGGGTATTGCTGATCTGATTACCCGTAACGGCATGATCAACGTCGACTTTGCCGACGTGAAGACGGTTATGTCTGAGATGGGTATGGCAATGATGGGTACTGCTCGCGCCACAGGCGAGAACCGCGCGCGTGAAGCAGCAGAAGCCGCTATTCGCAGCCCGCTGCTGGAAGATGTCAACCTGCAGGGTGCCAAAGGTATTCTGGTCAACATCACCGCCGGTATGGACCTCAACCTGGGCGAATTCTCTGAAGTTGGCGATATTGTGCGTGAGTTTGCATCTGACTCTGCCACAGTGGTCGTAGGTACTGTTATTGACCCGGACATGACCGACGAGCTGAAGGTAACCGTTGTTGCAACAGGGCTTGGCGGAGATCGTGAAAAGCCGACAAAAGTGGTTGATAACACACGTACTCTGGATGGCACGACGGATTACAACCAGCTGGATCGCCCTGCAATCCTGCGTCGTCGTGCGGTATCACGCGGTAATGTGGCGGTTGACCAGAGCAAAGAAAGCGAAGAGCAGGGAGTCGACTATCTCGATATTCCCGCATTCCTTCGCAGGCAGGCTGACTGA
- a CDS encoding cell division protein FtsQ/DivIB — protein sequence MLETLLIRSRAIPSEPPRRRGATSLGPEKDRFGVLKAVLAAVPWLQAGMGIAILLAAGLMPWAAGKVLGAMDQQILAIDMNGEFVGDSRVAIERQAGNWIGKSFFSTDLSDIKADLEKRPWVETVAVRRVWPDRLEINIREKKPLAYWNDGRLVSRTGELFMPPNPEVAGRLPQLSGPDERVRDVISMARTMSDKLVEHGLGFSGLALERRGAWTLRLSNGIEVVLGRDQVAKRFERFITVYENRLVSRSDEVSRVDARYTNGVAVQWKPAQAASGPKT from the coding sequence ATGCTTGAAACACTGCTGATCCGGAGCCGGGCGATACCGTCCGAGCCTCCCCGGCGCCGGGGAGCAACCTCCCTCGGGCCGGAGAAGGACCGGTTTGGCGTGTTGAAGGCGGTGCTGGCTGCCGTACCCTGGCTGCAGGCCGGTATGGGCATTGCGATTCTGCTGGCGGCGGGCCTGATGCCCTGGGCCGCGGGCAAGGTGTTGGGTGCCATGGATCAGCAAATTCTGGCCATTGATATGAACGGCGAATTTGTCGGCGACAGCCGCGTTGCCATTGAGCGTCAGGCGGGGAACTGGATTGGCAAAAGCTTTTTTTCGACGGATCTTTCGGACATCAAAGCCGACCTCGAGAAGCGCCCCTGGGTTGAGACAGTAGCGGTACGTCGGGTATGGCCGGATCGCCTGGAAATCAACATTCGGGAGAAAAAGCCGCTGGCCTACTGGAACGACGGTCGCTTGGTCAGTCGAACCGGGGAGCTGTTTATGCCGCCTAATCCGGAAGTGGCAGGGCGTTTGCCGCAGCTTTCCGGGCCTGATGAGCGGGTGCGTGATGTGATCAGCATGGCCCGGACCATGAGTGACAAATTGGTGGAACACGGCCTGGGATTTTCCGGGCTGGCACTGGAGCGGCGAGGGGCTTGGACCCTTCGTCTCTCAAACGGAATCGAAGTGGTACTCGGCCGGGATCAGGTCGCGAAGCGCTTTGAGCGCTTTATCACGGTGTATGAAAACCGGCTTGTATCACGGTCGGACGAAGTTAGCCGGGTAGATGCCCGCTACACCAATGGTGTAGCGGTTCAATGGAAGCCAGCCCAGGCTGCTTCCGGCCCGAAAACATAG
- the murC gene encoding UDP-N-acetylmuramate--L-alanine ligase gives MADITNPPLVFQVPEMRRIRHIHFVGIGGAGMSGIAEVLKNQGYDISGSDLKEGAVTDRLKAMGIEVQIGHREENSAKADVVVVSSAVGSDNPEVASARIRRVPIVPRAEMLAEIMRYRHGIAVAGTHGKTTTTSLIASVLGEAGLDPTFVIGGKLNSAGTNAKLGGSRYLVAEADESDASFLHLTPVISVVTNIEADHMDTYDGDVEKLKQTFVDFLHNLPFYGVAVMCVDDDYVQEIIPRISRAIITYGISNPDADYRAEKIVTDGLRTHFLVKRPGGRSDLTVELKMPGRHNVLNALAVIAVATDEGVADEAICQGLAAFAGVGRRFQVNGDYKTPKGGTVTLVDDYGHHPTEVEAVIRAAHDAWPGRRLVMLYQPHRFTRTRDLYEDFVRVLSEVDGLLLMDVYSAGEPAIPGADGRALCRSIRQRGKVEPVFVEDNREIESLLGSVLQDGDLLITQGAGDIGGVANRLAAAGVLSGE, from the coding sequence ATGGCTGATATAACCAATCCGCCGCTTGTTTTTCAGGTACCGGAAATGCGCCGGATTCGTCACATCCACTTTGTGGGTATCGGTGGCGCCGGCATGAGTGGTATCGCAGAGGTGCTGAAAAATCAGGGTTATGACATCTCAGGATCAGACCTGAAAGAAGGTGCGGTAACCGATCGTCTCAAGGCCATGGGCATTGAGGTTCAGATTGGTCACCGGGAAGAAAACAGCGCTAAAGCCGACGTGGTTGTAGTGTCTTCGGCGGTAGGTTCCGATAACCCTGAAGTGGCTTCGGCCCGCATTCGGCGGGTTCCCATTGTGCCTCGTGCCGAGATGCTGGCAGAGATTATGCGTTACCGTCACGGCATTGCCGTGGCCGGAACCCATGGAAAGACCACGACCACCAGCCTGATCGCTTCGGTGCTTGGTGAAGCAGGGCTTGATCCTACCTTTGTGATCGGTGGCAAGTTGAACAGCGCGGGTACCAACGCCAAGCTGGGCGGTTCCCGCTATCTGGTGGCAGAGGCGGATGAGAGCGATGCCTCTTTCTTGCACCTGACGCCAGTGATTTCTGTGGTCACGAACATCGAAGCCGACCACATGGATACCTATGACGGCGACGTTGAAAAACTCAAGCAGACCTTTGTGGATTTTCTCCACAACCTGCCGTTTTATGGCGTGGCTGTTATGTGCGTTGATGATGACTATGTACAGGAGATTATCCCTCGGATATCGAGAGCGATTATCACCTATGGCATCAGCAATCCCGATGCAGATTATCGTGCCGAGAAGATCGTAACAGACGGCCTGAGAACCCACTTTCTGGTGAAGCGTCCCGGCGGGCGCAGCGATTTAACCGTAGAGCTGAAAATGCCCGGGCGTCATAACGTGCTGAATGCGCTCGCGGTAATTGCGGTCGCCACTGATGAGGGTGTTGCGGACGAAGCCATCTGCCAGGGCCTGGCGGCTTTCGCGGGTGTCGGCCGGCGCTTTCAGGTCAATGGGGATTATAAAACGCCTAAGGGCGGTACGGTTACCTTGGTGGATGACTATGGACATCATCCGACTGAGGTCGAGGCTGTGATTCGTGCAGCTCATGATGCCTGGCCGGGGCGACGACTGGTGATGTTGTATCAGCCCCATCGGTTCACCCGTACCCGAGATCTGTATGAAGATTTTGTGCGGGTTCTGTCGGAAGTCGATGGCCTGTTACTGATGGATGTTTACTCCGCTGGTGAGCCGGCGATTCCCGGCGCAGATGGACGTGCACTATGCCGCAGCATACGGCAGCGCGGCAAAGTGGAGCCGGTGTTTGTAGAAGACAACCGCGAAATCGAGAGCTTGCTCGGCAGTGTGCTACAAGACGGTGACCTCTTGATTACACAGGGTGCCGGCGACATCGGCGGCGTGGCGAATAGGTTGGCAGCAGCAGGAGTACTTTCAGGTGAGTGA
- the ftsW gene encoding putative lipid II flippase FtsW, whose translation MQAGLSAVSPRTQWLGEIQPLSTLVLSSVALLIIGIVMISSASMDMAVETMGNGYHYVIRQLMFAVMGSMLALVAVNVPVAWWERSGWLLLGIGLLVLVLVLTPLGRTVNGSTRWIPFGLFNVQVSEVAKLCLIAYLAGYVVRRRDELLNTWPGFLKPLAVLGVASVLLVIQPDFGATVVLVTAAAGMIFLSGVRLSRFVPLIATLVVIGVVLILTQPYRLKRVVSYLDPWKDQFDTGYQLTQSLIAFGRGEWAGVGLGNSIQKLFFLPEAHTDFIFAIIAEEFGLLGSLLVLGLFTVLVVTGFVIARRAEKADMPFGACFAYGITLLIGLQAGINMAVSTGLLPTKGLTLPLVSYGGSSLMISCVCIGILARVEMERLDKEKQATEKTAPRKRGGARYD comes from the coding sequence ATGCAGGCAGGACTGTCAGCAGTATCCCCACGAACTCAGTGGTTGGGCGAAATTCAGCCGCTGTCGACCCTGGTTCTCAGCTCGGTTGCTCTGCTGATCATCGGGATTGTGATGATTTCCTCAGCCTCCATGGATATGGCGGTAGAAACCATGGGCAATGGTTACCACTATGTGATTCGCCAGCTCATGTTCGCCGTTATGGGCTCCATGCTCGCGCTGGTAGCGGTCAACGTGCCGGTAGCCTGGTGGGAGCGCAGCGGCTGGTTGTTGCTCGGTATAGGCCTGCTGGTTCTGGTGCTTGTTCTTACACCCTTGGGCCGCACGGTTAATGGCTCAACGCGCTGGATACCGTTTGGTCTGTTCAATGTACAAGTGTCGGAGGTGGCAAAGCTGTGCCTGATTGCCTACCTGGCCGGATACGTGGTCCGTCGGCGTGATGAATTGCTGAACACCTGGCCGGGTTTTCTAAAGCCCCTGGCGGTTCTGGGTGTGGCGTCTGTGCTTTTGGTTATCCAGCCCGACTTCGGGGCCACGGTGGTTCTGGTTACAGCGGCAGCGGGCATGATTTTCCTGAGCGGCGTGCGCCTTAGCCGGTTTGTTCCACTGATCGCGACTCTGGTGGTGATTGGCGTCGTTCTGATCCTGACCCAGCCCTATCGCCTGAAGCGCGTGGTGAGCTATCTCGATCCCTGGAAAGATCAGTTTGATACCGGATATCAGTTAACCCAGTCGCTGATTGCATTCGGGCGAGGCGAATGGGCAGGCGTCGGCCTGGGCAACTCGATACAGAAGTTGTTCTTTCTGCCAGAAGCCCACACCGATTTTATTTTCGCGATTATCGCTGAAGAATTCGGGCTGCTGGGCTCATTGCTTGTGCTCGGACTGTTTACGGTACTGGTTGTAACTGGTTTTGTGATTGCCCGTCGCGCCGAGAAGGCCGACATGCCGTTTGGTGCCTGCTTTGCCTACGGCATTACTCTGCTGATCGGTTTGCAGGCAGGTATCAATATGGCGGTCAGCACCGGGTTGCTGCCCACCAAGGGATTAACATTGCCTTTGGTGAGCTATGGCGGCTCCAGCCTGATGATCAGCTGTGTTTGTATCGGGATTCTGGCCAGGGTTGAGATGGAGAGGCTGGATAAGGAAAAGCAGGCTACGGAAAAGACCGCCCCGCGTAAGCGGGGAGGAGCGCGTTATGACTGA
- a CDS encoding D-alanine--D-alanine ligase: protein MQHPGIPAYQAEPEVVRALGRVAVFMGGDSAERDVSLKSGKAVLAALVSAGVDAFAMDVQGCLLKTVENPKFDRVFIALHGRGGEDGTLQAILSQAGIPYTGSEVLASALAMDKLRTKYVFAGCGLPTPKFRTMSAPNEAAQIVRELRPPLSVKPSREGSSIGIRKVNTATELAEAFEAAAALDNLVLVEEWIEGPEYTVSLLQDSALPAIGLSTDHVFYDYDAKYLADDTRYRIPCGLAPQDEVRLQNLALEAFRVLGCRTWGRVDIMQDKDGEFWLLEVNTVPGMTDHSLVPMSARAAGISFEELVVRILRDTLEDANA, encoded by the coding sequence ATGCAGCATCCGGGGATCCCAGCGTATCAGGCCGAGCCAGAGGTGGTTCGGGCGTTGGGGCGTGTGGCTGTGTTTATGGGGGGAGACTCTGCCGAGCGCGATGTTTCTCTCAAAAGCGGCAAGGCGGTTCTTGCAGCTCTGGTATCCGCGGGTGTCGATGCCTTTGCCATGGATGTTCAGGGCTGTCTGCTGAAAACGGTAGAAAACCCGAAGTTCGACCGGGTTTTCATCGCCCTGCACGGTCGCGGCGGTGAAGACGGAACGCTGCAGGCAATTCTGTCCCAGGCAGGAATTCCCTATACCGGCAGCGAAGTGTTGGCTTCGGCTCTGGCGATGGACAAGCTGCGCACAAAATACGTGTTTGCTGGCTGCGGTCTGCCGACACCGAAGTTCAGAACCATGTCGGCCCCGAATGAGGCTGCTCAGATTGTTCGGGAACTTCGCCCGCCACTGAGCGTCAAGCCGTCCCGGGAAGGTTCCAGTATCGGAATCCGTAAAGTGAATACTGCCACCGAACTGGCTGAGGCCTTCGAGGCTGCCGCCGCGCTAGACAACCTGGTGCTGGTGGAAGAGTGGATAGAGGGGCCGGAATATACGGTCAGCCTGCTGCAGGACAGCGCGCTGCCGGCCATAGGGCTGAGTACGGATCACGTGTTCTACGACTATGACGCGAAATACCTGGCTGATGACACCCGCTACAGAATCCCCTGCGGCTTGGCGCCTCAGGATGAAGTGCGATTACAGAACCTTGCGCTTGAAGCTTTTCGGGTATTGGGGTGTCGCACTTGGGGCCGGGTAGACATCATGCAGGACAAAGATGGCGAGTTCTGGCTTCTGGAAGTGAATACCGTACCGGGCATGACCGATCACAGCCTCGTGCCCATGTCTGCGAGAGCCGCCGGTATCAGCTTTGAAGAACTGGTTGTGCGGATTCTCCGCGACACGCTGGAGGATGCCAATGCTTGA